Proteins found in one Mustela lutreola isolate mMusLut2 chromosome 10, mMusLut2.pri, whole genome shotgun sequence genomic segment:
- the UBE2J2 gene encoding ubiquitin-conjugating enzyme E2 J2, with protein sequence MSSNSNKRAPTTATQRLKQDYLRIKKDPVPYICAEPLPSNILEWHYVVRGPEMTPYEGGYYHGKLVFPREFPFKPPSIYMITPNGRFKCNTRLCLSITDFHPDTWNPAWSVSTILTGLLSFMVEKGPTLGSIETSDFTKRQLAAQSLAFNLKDKVFCELFPEVVEEIKQKQKAQDELSSRPQTLPLPDVVPDGETHHGQNGLQLLNGHAPGAGPHLAGLQQANRHHGLLGGALANLFVIVGFAAFAYTVKYVLRSIAQE encoded by the exons ATGAGCAGCAACAGCAATAAAAGAGCTCCAACAACAGCGACCCAGCGGCTGAAACAGGACTATCTTCGGATTAAGAAGGACCCGGTGCCTTACATCTGTGCGGAGCCCCTCCCTTCCAACATTCTTGAATG gCACTATGTGGTCCGAGGCCCAGAGATGACTCCGTATGAAG GTGGCTACTATCATGGAAAACTAGTTTTTCCCAGAGAATTTCCCTTTAAACCTCCTAGTATTTATATGATCACGCCCAATGGAAGATTTAAGTGCAATACCAG GCTGTGTCTTTCCATCACGGATTTCCACCCAGACACGTGGAACCCGGCCTGGTCCGTCTCCACCATCCTGACGGGGCTCCTGAGCTTCATGGTGGAGAAGGGCCCCACCCTGGGCAGCATAGAGACGTCGGACTTCACG AAAAGACAACTGGCTGCACAAAGTTTAGCATTTAATTTGAAAGACAAAGTCTTTTGTGAATTATTCCCTGAAGTCGTGGAG gaaatcaaacaaaaacagaaagcccAAGATGAACTCAGTAGCCGACCCCAGACTCTCCCCTTACCAGATGTGGTTCCAGATGGGGAAACACACCATGGTCAGAACGGGCTTCAGCTCCTCAATGGGCACGCGCCAGGGGCTGGGCCACACCTCGCGGGGCTCCAGCAGGCCAACCGGCACCACGGACTCCTGGGCGGTGCCCTGGCGAACTTGTTTGTTATAGTTGGGTTTGCGGCTTTTGCCTACACGGTCAAGTACGTGCTGAGAAGCATAGCGCAGGAGTGA